Proteins co-encoded in one Coregonus clupeaformis isolate EN_2021a chromosome 17, ASM2061545v1, whole genome shotgun sequence genomic window:
- the LOC121586283 gene encoding trypsin-3-like has product MKALILLALLGAVFAAPVEESDEKVVGGYECPAHSVPYQVSLNAGYHFCGGSLISSQWVVSAAHCHKSRIQVRLGEHNIEQNEVTEQWIDSAKLIKHPNYDSYTLDNDIMLIKLSKPATLNSYVQTVALPSRCPQADENCLVSGWGNTIPNGNSFPTKLQCLRQPIIDHRICKNAYPHLFTENMVCSGFMHGGASSCQGDSGGPLVCNGQLQGVVSWGYECAQKGHPSVYARVCQYNIWISDIMSSN; this is encoded by the exons ATGAAGGCCCTGATTCTTCTGGCTTTGCTCGGAGCAGTAT TTGCTGCCCCGGTGGAGGAGAGCGATGAGAAGGTTGTTGGAGGGTATGAGTGCCCTGCCCACTCCGTGCCCTACCAAGTGTCTCTGAACGCTGGCTACCACTTCTGCGGTGGCTCCCTGATCTCCAGCCAGTGGGTGGTGTCTGCTGCCCACTGCCACAAGTC TCGTATCCAGGTGCGTCTGGGTGAGCACAACATCGAGCAGAACGAGGTCACTGAGCAGTGGATCGACTCCGCCAAGCTAATCAAGCATCCCAACTACGACAGTTACACCCTGGACAACGACATCATGCTGATCAAGCTGAGCAAGCCTGCCACCCTCAACAG CTATGTCCAGACTGTGGCCCTGCCCTCCCGCTGCCCCCAGGCCGACGAGAACTGCCTGGTGTCCGGCTGGGGCAACACCATCCCCAATGGAA ACAGCTTCCCTACTAAACTCCAATGCCTGAGGCAGCCCATCATCGATCACAGAATCTGCAAGAATGCCTACCCCCATCTATTCACAGAGAACATGGTATGCTCCGGATTCATGCACGGAGGTGCCAGCAGCTGTCAG GGGGATTCCGGTGGCCCCCTGGTGTGTAATGGTCAGCTGCAGGGTGTGGTGTCCTGGGGTTACGAGTGTGCCCAGAAGGGACACCCCAGTGTCTACGCCCGCGTTTGCCAATACAACATCTGGATCAGCGATATCATGAGCAGCAACtaa